The Primulina huaijiensis isolate GDHJ02 chromosome 12, ASM1229523v2, whole genome shotgun sequence genome has a window encoding:
- the LOC140990236 gene encoding heavy metal-associated isoprenylated plant protein 12-like produces the protein MMKVVLKLDFTDEKTKKKAMKNISGISGVESISMDSKDKKLTVTGDIDPVAMVAKLRKLCHTEIVTVGPAKEPEKKKEEPKKKDGPKEDEAAQMLKAYQSYYQQHPYYHQSQAAPAYYARSPEEDPNGCVIC, from the exons ATGATG AAAGTTGTGTTGAAATTGGATTTCACGGATGAGAAAACCAAGAAAAAAGCCATGAAGAACATCTCCGGCATCTCAG gGGTTGAGTCGATTTCTATGGATTCGAAGGACAAGAAGTTGACTGTCACCGGAGATATTGACCCGGTGGCGATGGTGGCGAAGCTGAGGAAGCTCTGCCACACGGAAATAGTAACCGTCGGGCCGGCGAAGGAGCCAGAGAAGAAGAAGGAGGAGCCCAAGAAAAAGGATGGGCCCAAAGAAGATGAGGCGGCCCAAATGCTCAAGGCTTATCAATCTTACTATCAACAACACCCTTATTACCATCAATCTCAGGCGGCGCCGGCGTATTATGCTCGGAGTCCGGAGGAGGATCCAAATGGTTGTGTTATTTGCTAA